In the Muricauda sp. MAR_2010_75 genome, one interval contains:
- a CDS encoding RagB/SusD family nutrient uptake outer membrane protein produces MKKNRLILAILATIGLVLSCNEDSLELSNPNELSPDTFLTNATQVESAVIAVYSNLQTRGLFSRHMFFMMDNMAHENGGNNQLEADKRQYLDFSFDSSHGAIGAYWESCYRGINKANYVIENKAAIDEIIPSVMSNASKAKAIAEAKFLRALFYFFIVTRYGDAPLITTLPPDDGAGFGKSPKEEIYAQIIQDLQDAIPDLLPKGQEENGRATRGAAQALLGKVYLFLERYDDALGMFNALQGYALEDNYFDNFMEETEFGVESIFEIQYDDDLGFSAQWNSDRSGEGPNEATFRGQEYGFNDWFNVFPSDDLLNEYEDGDIRFEQTFYVNGDTFGPDGSLTVDHFPSNGGGNAGWRKYQNYYKDANEDQTSGINFKYLRYADVLLMMAECESMRPGGDQDVAVGYINQVRERAELAPLPTGLSPAEVFDALVHERKVELAGEQCRFNDIIRWGIADTELAGTNFQTGKHELLPIPQPEIDANINLSSADQNPGY; encoded by the coding sequence ATGAAAAAAAATAGATTAATATTAGCGATTCTGGCCACTATAGGCCTCGTGTTATCCTGTAATGAAGATTCGTTGGAGTTGAGCAATCCCAATGAACTATCACCAGATACCTTCTTAACAAATGCAACCCAAGTGGAATCTGCGGTGATTGCTGTGTATTCCAACTTGCAGACTAGAGGTCTTTTTAGCCGTCACATGTTCTTTATGATGGATAATATGGCCCATGAAAATGGTGGGAACAATCAGTTGGAAGCTGATAAACGTCAATATCTTGACTTTTCCTTTGACTCTAGCCACGGAGCTATTGGAGCCTATTGGGAAAGCTGTTACAGAGGTATCAACAAAGCAAACTATGTTATAGAAAACAAAGCGGCCATTGATGAAATTATTCCATCGGTAATGAGTAATGCTTCCAAGGCAAAAGCTATTGCCGAAGCTAAATTCTTAAGAGCCCTGTTTTACTTTTTCATTGTTACCCGATATGGCGATGCACCATTGATTACCACCCTACCACCAGATGATGGTGCAGGTTTTGGGAAGAGTCCAAAAGAAGAGATTTATGCTCAGATTATTCAGGACTTACAGGATGCCATACCTGATTTGCTTCCCAAAGGGCAAGAAGAAAATGGTAGGGCCACAAGAGGTGCAGCCCAAGCTCTTTTAGGTAAAGTATACCTTTTCTTAGAGCGTTATGATGATGCTTTGGGTATGTTCAATGCACTTCAAGGGTATGCTTTGGAAGACAATTATTTCGACAATTTCATGGAAGAGACCGAATTTGGGGTTGAGTCCATTTTTGAAATCCAATATGATGATGACCTCGGCTTTAGTGCCCAGTGGAATTCAGATAGAAGTGGTGAGGGACCCAACGAGGCAACCTTTAGAGGTCAAGAATATGGTTTCAACGACTGGTTCAATGTTTTCCCGTCCGATGATTTGTTGAATGAATATGAAGATGGTGACATCCGCTTTGAACAAACCTTCTATGTAAACGGAGACACTTTTGGACCCGATGGCAGCTTAACAGTTGACCACTTCCCAAGTAATGGCGGTGGTAATGCTGGTTGGCGTAAATATCAAAACTATTATAAAGATGCTAATGAAGACCAGACTTCTGGTATTAACTTCAAGTATTTACGATATGCTGATGTCCTTCTTATGATGGCCGAGTGCGAAAGCATGAGACCTGGGGGAGACCAAGATGTGGCCGTAGGCTATATCAACCAAGTTCGTGAAAGAGCTGAGTTGGCTCCTCTGCCCACAGGATTGTCTCCAGCAGAGGTTTTTGATGCTTTGGTCCACGAGCGTAAAGTTGAATTGGCAGGTGAACAGTGCAGGTTCAATGACATTATTCGTTGGGGCATTGCAGATACAGAATTGGCCGGAACCAATTTCCAAACGGGAAAACATGAGCTCTTGCCCATTCCCCAACCCGAAATTGATGCCAACATAAACCTAAGTTCTGCAGATCAGAATCCAGGATATTAA
- a CDS encoding hybrid sensor histidine kinase/response regulator transcription factor yields the protein MFVFLKCAGLSAQVSDNEYNFVNIDQRSSQRAVSTIVQDSLGLIWMGTNGVGLQKYNGFDFVSYKQDFTDCTSLNSSLIYKAFVDQRNRLWVGTEAGLNVYDRDYDTFKQVTLYRDSVALENVPIRAIHECVTGKLMVGSHYNGLFLVDPETLVGHNVSMGETTISSLEINSIIKNKEKELLIGTNKGLFSYEEGKVTQVPLHLHKPRGNDNAPYDIESMIKDDEGSIWIGTFQNGLVKVELNPFNSFKAHNYRISSERILSIAQAPDGNILCGTENDGLFALKKNGDLVKHYRYNKFDVNSIKANSIWSIFVDSQDRIWIGYYNNGVGVYDKLYDKFKDIRSLANVNNSLQSPSVSAIAGDKNGNMWIGLDGGGVDVYNPKTGNIVHLTNPRNSLGAYLNAEDVTALFIDNDNNVWVGTWNSGIYYLPNGSKTFVNYTSSNSDGGLKSDRIMNFTEDSQGIIWIASYEQGLHSYDPKWKKFVHHNELIFDDPSPGEGAMRIVLVDRNKTIWMGTTAGLYKLEGNDAPIQEQKAIPLRGPMYKSLGNPLVVDAVVSLYEDGRGNIWIGTDGAGLCKYDPYSDSFSWYGQNEGLKQETIASILEDDNGDLWIGGNNGLSHLDFENQSFKNFDTNDGLLANDFNFNSAFKDHNGLLYFGNYGGINYIDPDHVKTNTNKPEIYFTGLRLFNKRVVPNDEESPLDKVVGQTDKLTLKHNQSVFTIEYAAINFTRPKKNQYAYILEGFDDSWNYVGQTRSATYTNLSPGNYTFKVKAANNDGVWNESPKTLGITILSPWWATNLALMSYILAILLISYFLAKFISQRIREKRAVEAERERRIQEEALNDKKIQFFTNISHEFRTPLTLILNPLEDVLSDTRHKLSRMTHQKLRTIHKNTSRLKRLIDELMDFRKLEINKFSAKASELEAISFVTEIAGHFEEEAALRNIILMVESDDDQITLWSDPSLLEKVIFNILSNAFKITPDNGFITIGVFRCGQDIVFPLIGDQEHVQALEIYIEDTGHGIKKEELEKIFERFYQVKEMNSQYYGGTGIGLEMVKSFVDLLKGKVIVESEEGVGTKFRIFLPLGNHHFKDNELLLSPETENNLPVLPVPEYTVEVGYTSAGSNRALLIVEDNAELRTYLKNELESEYAIFEAVNGVQGLEIAFKRPPDLILTDVVMSEMDGFEFCRRIRQDLKTSHIPVLMLTAKAMTDDWVKGIDSGADVYLQKPFEMKVLRAQLRQIIQSRQVLFNKYLSNSDNFKIPDNTSSLDKNFMTQVLHYITKNIADENLNVESLAEELHLSRSQLYRKIKAMTGLTVTEFLRKIRLEHAKRFIENGTESISEVCYKVGFSSPSYFTKCFKAQFGMLPTELK from the coding sequence GTGTTTGTATTCTTGAAATGTGCCGGTTTAAGCGCACAGGTTTCAGACAATGAATACAATTTTGTGAACATTGATCAAAGAAGTTCACAGCGTGCCGTCTCCACCATTGTGCAAGATAGTCTGGGCCTCATTTGGATGGGGACCAATGGGGTTGGTCTTCAAAAATACAATGGTTTCGATTTTGTTTCCTATAAGCAGGATTTTACGGATTGTACATCACTTAACAGCTCCCTAATTTATAAAGCATTTGTCGATCAACGCAATCGATTGTGGGTGGGCACAGAAGCAGGCCTAAATGTGTATGACCGTGATTACGATACATTTAAACAAGTAACATTATATCGGGATTCGGTTGCCTTGGAAAATGTCCCTATCCGTGCCATACATGAATGTGTAACAGGAAAACTAATGGTAGGCTCCCATTATAATGGACTTTTTTTGGTTGATCCAGAAACCTTGGTCGGGCACAATGTTTCCATGGGTGAGACCACCATTTCTTCCCTGGAGATAAACAGTATTATAAAGAATAAGGAAAAGGAGCTATTGATTGGTACCAATAAAGGCCTTTTTTCTTACGAAGAAGGAAAAGTGACCCAAGTTCCTTTACATCTTCACAAGCCTAGAGGTAATGACAATGCTCCCTATGATATTGAATCAATGATCAAAGATGATGAGGGATCAATATGGATAGGAACATTTCAGAATGGATTGGTAAAAGTTGAACTAAACCCTTTTAATTCCTTTAAAGCACATAACTACAGAATAAGCAGTGAGCGTATCCTGTCCATTGCACAAGCACCGGACGGAAACATATTGTGCGGTACCGAAAACGATGGCCTTTTTGCATTGAAAAAGAATGGAGATCTGGTGAAGCACTATCGGTACAATAAATTTGATGTAAACAGTATAAAGGCCAATTCAATATGGTCCATATTTGTAGATAGCCAAGACCGTATTTGGATTGGCTACTACAATAATGGGGTAGGGGTCTATGATAAACTTTATGACAAGTTCAAGGACATACGTAGCCTTGCCAACGTGAACAATTCTTTACAGTCTCCATCAGTGAGTGCCATTGCAGGTGACAAAAATGGGAACATGTGGATTGGGCTGGATGGAGGCGGTGTAGACGTGTACAATCCCAAAACAGGGAATATAGTGCACCTGACCAATCCAAGAAATTCCCTTGGGGCCTATTTAAATGCAGAGGATGTTACTGCCCTTTTTATTGATAATGACAATAATGTATGGGTAGGTACTTGGAATTCGGGAATTTATTATCTGCCCAACGGTTCCAAAACCTTTGTCAATTACACGTCTTCAAATTCTGATGGAGGTCTAAAGTCCGATCGGATTATGAACTTTACAGAAGATTCGCAAGGAATTATTTGGATTGCATCTTATGAGCAGGGGCTGCACTCTTATGACCCAAAGTGGAAAAAGTTTGTTCACCATAATGAGCTGATATTTGATGACCCAAGTCCAGGGGAGGGGGCCATGCGCATAGTATTGGTTGATAGAAACAAAACCATTTGGATGGGAACCACGGCAGGGCTCTATAAACTTGAAGGCAATGATGCGCCCATCCAAGAACAAAAAGCAATTCCACTTAGAGGCCCCATGTATAAAAGCTTGGGCAACCCCCTAGTGGTTGATGCCGTAGTGTCTTTGTACGAAGATGGCCGGGGCAACATCTGGATAGGCACGGACGGTGCAGGTCTTTGTAAGTACGATCCCTATAGTGACAGTTTTTCGTGGTATGGACAAAATGAAGGTCTAAAACAAGAAACCATTGCCTCAATCTTGGAAGACGACAATGGAGATCTTTGGATTGGTGGGAACAATGGATTGTCACACTTGGATTTTGAAAATCAGTCATTTAAAAATTTCGATACCAATGATGGACTATTGGCAAACGACTTTAATTTTAATTCGGCGTTCAAAGACCATAATGGATTGCTTTATTTTGGAAACTACGGAGGAATCAATTATATCGATCCAGATCATGTAAAGACCAACACCAATAAGCCTGAAATATACTTTACTGGCTTAAGACTTTTCAACAAACGAGTGGTACCAAATGATGAAGAATCCCCTCTGGACAAAGTAGTTGGTCAGACCGATAAACTTACATTGAAACACAATCAATCTGTGTTTACCATAGAGTATGCCGCCATCAATTTTACGCGACCCAAAAAAAACCAGTACGCTTATATTTTAGAAGGTTTTGATGATTCATGGAACTATGTTGGTCAAACCCGTAGTGCCACCTATACCAACCTCTCGCCGGGAAACTACACGTTTAAGGTAAAGGCCGCGAATAATGATGGGGTATGGAACGAATCACCAAAAACCTTGGGAATAACCATTCTTAGTCCATGGTGGGCAACCAATCTGGCTTTGATGTCTTATATATTGGCTATACTCCTTATTTCGTATTTCTTGGCCAAGTTCATATCGCAGCGAATTCGTGAAAAAAGAGCAGTGGAAGCAGAAAGGGAAAGAAGAATTCAAGAAGAGGCACTGAACGATAAAAAGATACAGTTCTTCACGAATATATCACATGAGTTTAGGACCCCATTGACGCTCATTTTAAATCCGCTGGAAGATGTACTTTCAGATACAAGGCACAAATTGTCTAGAATGACACATCAAAAACTGCGTACCATTCATAAAAATACCTCAAGGTTAAAGCGCCTTATTGATGAGCTGATGGATTTTAGAAAACTGGAAATCAATAAATTTTCAGCCAAAGCCTCAGAACTTGAGGCCATATCTTTTGTTACCGAGATTGCTGGGCATTTTGAGGAAGAAGCCGCATTGCGGAACATTATCCTTATGGTAGAATCAGATGATGACCAAATAACGCTATGGAGCGACCCCTCACTTTTGGAAAAAGTAATATTCAACATTCTCTCCAATGCGTTTAAGATTACCCCGGATAACGGATTTATTACGATTGGTGTCTTTAGATGTGGGCAGGACATCGTTTTTCCATTGATAGGTGATCAAGAGCACGTACAGGCTTTGGAAATTTATATTGAAGATACAGGGCATGGAATTAAAAAAGAGGAGCTTGAAAAAATATTTGAGCGATTCTATCAAGTAAAGGAAATGAACAGTCAATATTATGGTGGCACAGGTATTGGCTTGGAAATGGTCAAGAGCTTTGTGGATCTATTAAAGGGCAAAGTCATTGTGGAGAGTGAAGAAGGCGTTGGCACCAAGTTTAGGATTTTCCTCCCCTTGGGCAACCATCATTTTAAGGATAATGAACTTTTGTTGTCTCCAGAAACTGAAAACAATTTACCCGTTCTACCAGTGCCAGAATATACGGTTGAGGTTGGGTATACCAGTGCTGGTTCCAACCGGGCGCTGCTCATTGTAGAGGACAACGCTGAGTTGCGGACTTATCTTAAAAATGAACTGGAAAGCGAGTATGCCATATTTGAGGCGGTCAACGGGGTGCAAGGGCTGGAAATAGCCTTTAAAAGACCTCCGGATTTGATTCTTACCGATGTGGTAATGTCTGAAATGGATGGGTTTGAATTCTGTAGGCGTATTAGACAGGATTTAAAAACCAGCCATATCCCGGTACTGATGTTGACGGCAAAGGCAATGACGGACGATTGGGTCAAGGGGATTGATTCTGGGGCCGATGTCTACTTACAAAAACCGTTTGAGATGAAAGTTCTTCGAGCACAGCTCCGGCAAATAATCCAGAGTAGGCAGGTTTTGTTCAATAAATATCTAAGTAATTCTGATAATTTTAAAATTCCCGATAACACCTCGTCCTTGGACAAGAACTTCATGACCCAGGTGTTGCATTATATTACAAAAAACATTGCCGATGAAAACCTCAATGTTGAATCCTTGGCGGAAGAGTTACATCTAAGCCGAAGCCAGTTATATCGTAAGATTAAGGCCATGACTGGCCTGACCGTAACCGAGTTTTTGCGGAAAATACGATTGGAACACGCCAAACGATTTATCGAAAATGGAACGGAGTCGATAAGTGAGGTGTGTTACAAAGTCGGGTTTTCATCACCATCTTACTTCACCAAATGTTTTAAGGCACAATTTGGAATGTTGCCCACAGAATTAAAATAG
- a CDS encoding FG-GAP-like repeat-containing protein encodes MYFRKVFKSPYLIVFGLISLIVLHNCSEKKASVADPDSKIFSSLSNTDTGVDFANRLTENDSLNYFTYSYLYMGGGVATGDINNDGLIDLYFTGNQVSNKLFLNKGNLQFEDITQNAGVAGDDRWYTGVTMADVNGDGYLDIYCSVSGKFNPKNNQLFLNNGDGTFSEKAAEYGLDDPGNSVQATFFDYDKDGDLDLYVANYPPTPFSSPTFVYTYRMNNVKDMESDHLYRNDGSTFTDVTTESGLRAFGLSLSATVGDLNNDSWPDVYVSSDFNSPDLMYLNNQDGTFREVVKEATSQTAFYGMGVDIADFNDDGNLDIFQVDMDAQTNRRKKANMASMNPKLFWDVVNAGFHYQYMHNCFQMNSGFYENGVPHFSNISRITGTSSTDWSWGPLFADFDNDGLKDLFVSNGTRREINNNDYFNKLEEMDNKADSLLQLSLHIPSEKIDNFIFQNKGNLKFERSNDKWGIQYEGFSNGSAYADLDNDGDLEIITNNLDDFASIFENKSAERNNYLKVAFNGQKGNGFGLGTRVYVTTDGHTQMQELTTTRGFQSSVAPELHFGLGTFQKIDEVKVIWPDGKIQQISSVDTNQKLVFNHSESITFKENTAIVSNLFQEDSTQFFPEHVHKENNNDDFAQQVLLPHKMSSFGPALAVGDINGDGLSDYFVGASKGSSGALFIQTSTGFVMGDSQFLEQDKISEDNGALFFDADNDGDNDLYVVSGGYEFEPNSNQLADRLYINDGAGNFTKAEATAMPSLNVSGSKAYHGDFNKDGKEDLLVLGRQVPGNYPSPAQSYILINKSTPEQIAFEPVQNMQPKGFEALGMATSAVLTDFNNDDWLDIIVVGEWMPIRAFKNTGSGFVETSEEMGLTMDTTGWWWSIEQGDFDNDGDMDYVVGNNGLNYKYKATEDETFDIFVNDFDKDESVDIVLSYYNEGKQFPLRGRECSSQQIPGIKKKFENYESFSQATLVDVYGEKQLESSLHYQVKSFASIYLENKDGKFVMHQLPREAQLSSINQILVEDYDKDGFLDFLIAGNLYVSEVETPRNDASHGLLLKGNGKGGFEAVKTSESGFFVKGDVKNMAAIEVKDKKYLLVAKNNDAMQHLHIN; translated from the coding sequence ATGTATTTTAGAAAGGTTTTTAAAAGTCCATATCTCATAGTTTTTGGTTTAATTAGTTTAATCGTATTGCACAACTGCAGTGAGAAAAAAGCATCGGTGGCAGACCCCGATTCAAAGATTTTTTCATCCCTTAGCAATACAGACACCGGAGTGGATTTTGCCAATCGCTTGACCGAAAATGATTCATTGAACTATTTTACCTACTCCTATCTTTATATGGGTGGCGGTGTGGCTACTGGCGACATTAACAATGACGGTTTAATAGACCTCTATTTTACAGGCAATCAAGTTTCAAATAAGCTATTTTTAAACAAGGGGAACCTTCAGTTTGAGGATATCACCCAAAACGCTGGTGTTGCCGGTGATGACCGATGGTACACCGGTGTAACCATGGCCGATGTGAATGGAGACGGATATTTGGACATCTACTGTTCCGTAAGCGGTAAGTTCAACCCCAAGAATAACCAATTGTTCCTCAACAATGGTGATGGTACCTTCTCGGAAAAAGCAGCTGAATACGGTTTGGATGATCCTGGAAACAGCGTTCAAGCAACCTTCTTTGATTACGACAAAGACGGTGACCTTGATTTGTATGTGGCCAACTACCCTCCCACGCCGTTCAGTTCGCCTACCTTTGTGTATACCTATAGAATGAACAATGTAAAGGATATGGAATCCGATCATCTTTACAGAAATGACGGCTCAACCTTTACTGATGTTACCACAGAATCCGGTCTTAGGGCCTTTGGTCTTTCTTTAAGTGCCACTGTTGGTGACCTCAACAACGATTCGTGGCCCGATGTGTATGTTTCAAGCGATTTCAATTCTCCAGACCTTATGTACTTGAACAATCAAGATGGTACATTTAGGGAAGTGGTCAAAGAAGCAACCTCCCAAACCGCCTTCTACGGAATGGGGGTTGATATTGCCGATTTTAACGATGATGGCAATCTGGATATTTTTCAGGTGGATATGGACGCTCAGACCAATAGGCGAAAAAAGGCCAATATGGCCAGCATGAATCCAAAATTGTTTTGGGATGTGGTCAATGCAGGCTTTCACTACCAGTATATGCACAACTGTTTCCAGATGAATTCTGGATTTTATGAAAATGGTGTACCCCATTTTTCCAATATTTCAAGGATTACCGGAACTTCTTCCACAGATTGGAGCTGGGGTCCTCTGTTTGCCGATTTTGATAATGATGGGCTAAAAGATCTTTTTGTTTCCAATGGCACCCGAAGGGAAATCAATAACAACGACTACTTCAACAAGCTCGAAGAAATGGATAACAAGGCAGATAGTCTACTCCAACTGAGTCTGCACATCCCTTCTGAAAAAATAGACAATTTCATCTTCCAAAATAAAGGAAACCTAAAATTTGAACGATCCAATGATAAATGGGGCATCCAGTACGAAGGATTTTCCAATGGTTCTGCCTATGCTGATTTGGACAACGACGGAGATTTGGAAATCATTACCAATAACCTTGATGATTTTGCTTCCATCTTTGAAAACAAAAGTGCAGAACGCAATAACTATTTAAAAGTGGCCTTTAACGGTCAAAAAGGAAATGGTTTTGGCCTGGGTACACGAGTCTATGTGACCACCGATGGGCACACCCAAATGCAGGAACTTACCACAACACGTGGATTCCAATCTTCGGTGGCACCAGAGCTTCATTTTGGATTGGGTACTTTTCAGAAAATAGATGAGGTCAAAGTAATTTGGCCCGATGGCAAAATACAGCAAATCAGCAGTGTTGACACTAATCAAAAATTAGTCTTCAATCATTCGGAATCCATTACTTTCAAAGAAAACACAGCGATTGTTTCAAATTTGTTCCAAGAAGATTCCACTCAATTTTTCCCTGAGCATGTACACAAGGAAAATAATAATGATGATTTTGCCCAACAGGTGTTACTGCCCCATAAAATGTCATCTTTTGGTCCTGCCCTCGCCGTAGGCGATATAAATGGTGACGGCTTGAGTGATTATTTTGTAGGGGCATCCAAAGGCAGTTCAGGTGCGCTTTTTATACAAACTTCAACTGGATTTGTAATGGGTGATTCGCAGTTTTTGGAACAGGATAAAATCAGTGAAGACAATGGTGCCTTATTTTTTGATGCTGACAATGACGGTGACAACGATTTGTACGTGGTCAGTGGCGGTTATGAGTTTGAGCCAAATTCAAATCAATTGGCAGACCGACTTTATATAAATGATGGAGCTGGAAATTTTACCAAAGCCGAAGCAACGGCAATGCCTTCTTTAAATGTAAGCGGGTCAAAAGCCTACCATGGTGATTTTAACAAAGATGGAAAAGAGGATTTGTTGGTTTTGGGCCGACAAGTGCCTGGAAATTACCCTTCCCCAGCCCAAAGCTATATTTTGATAAACAAAAGCACACCTGAACAAATTGCTTTTGAACCTGTGCAGAATATGCAACCCAAGGGTTTTGAAGCATTGGGCATGGCAACCAGTGCGGTTCTGACCGATTTTAACAATGATGACTGGTTGGATATTATCGTAGTTGGGGAATGGATGCCCATCAGAGCTTTCAAGAACACAGGCTCTGGTTTTGTGGAGACTTCCGAAGAAATGGGACTGACAATGGATACCACAGGTTGGTGGTGGAGCATTGAACAGGGCGATTTTGACAATGATGGCGATATGGATTATGTAGTGGGCAACAATGGTCTTAACTATAAATACAAGGCCACCGAAGACGAGACCTTTGATATTTTCGTGAACGATTTTGATAAGGATGAGAGTGTGGATATTGTACTCAGTTACTATAACGAAGGGAAACAATTTCCCCTCAGAGGAAGAGAGTGTTCTTCGCAGCAAATACCCGGAATAAAAAAGAAATTTGAAAATTATGAAAGCTTTTCTCAGGCAACTTTGGTGGATGTGTATGGTGAAAAGCAATTGGAATCTTCACTACATTATCAAGTAAAGTCGTTTGCGAGCATTTACTTGGAAAACAAAGATGGCAAGTTTGTCATGCACCAGTTGCCTAGAGAGGCACAACTTTCCAGCATCAACCAAATCTTGGTGGAGGACTATGACAAGGACGGTTTTCTGGATTTTCTGATTGCCGGAAATTTATATGTTTCCGAGGTGGAAACCCCTCGTAATGATGCCAGTCATGGACTCTTATTAAAAGGCAATGGAAAAGGAGGGTTTGAAGCGGTCAAGACTTCAGAAAGTGGCTTCTTTGTTAAGGGGGATGTCAAAAATATGGCCGCAATTGAGGTCAAAGACAAAAAATACCTCCTTGTGGCCAAGAATAACGATGCTATGCAACACCTACATATAAATTAA